In Acidobacteriota bacterium, a single genomic region encodes these proteins:
- a CDS encoding ChaN family lipoprotein gives MSRIWLRVVLYSMILLSISTFGFSFESGYIPHRVFHSDDKKYSDFEAMLNTLATVDVLFVGEQHDDPATHKFELAILEGLARRNKKVIVAMEMFERDVQKTLTAYLTGKISEEEFLKNSRPWGNYPSDYRPIIEFAKAKGWPVIASNVPRKYASQIARGGLPVLEKLPENERGLIAKEINAPNDDYFKNFSETMKGHPGADGKTKEPTAEDRAMIQRIYEAQCTKDDTMAESIAETYQNAGEEKPIIVHYNGAFHSDFRLGTASRTAKRLPKAKVRVVSVVAVEDVNAVKADDYRKRGDFILFAYRPAKPKSENK, from the coding sequence ATGAGTCGGATTTGGTTAAGGGTAGTTCTTTATTCCATGATTTTGCTTTCAATTTCAACTTTCGGTTTTTCCTTTGAGTCCGGTTACATTCCCCACCGGGTGTTTCATTCGGATGACAAAAAGTACAGCGATTTTGAAGCGATGCTCAATACGTTGGCAACCGTTGATGTGTTGTTTGTTGGGGAACAGCACGACGACCCGGCGACTCATAAATTTGAACTGGCGATTCTTGAGGGGTTGGCAAGACGAAATAAAAAAGTCATCGTGGCGATGGAAATGTTTGAACGCGATGTGCAAAAGACCTTAACCGCCTACTTAACTGGGAAAATCAGTGAAGAGGAATTTCTGAAAAATTCTCGACCCTGGGGGAATTACCCATCCGATTATCGACCGATTATCGAATTTGCTAAAGCCAAGGGGTGGCCGGTTATCGCCAGCAACGTTCCGAGAAAATATGCTTCACAGATTGCCAGAGGTGGGTTACCGGTTCTGGAAAAATTGCCGGAAAATGAGCGAGGGTTAATTGCCAAAGAAATCAACGCTCCGAATGACGATTACTTTAAAAATTTCAGCGAGACCATGAAAGGCCATCCTGGTGCGGATGGTAAGACGAAAGAACCAACCGCCGAAGACCGCGCAATGATTCAACGCATTTACGAAGCGCAGTGTACGAAAGATGACACTATGGCTGAATCAATTGCCGAAACCTATCAGAATGCCGGTGAAGAAAAACCGATTATCGTTCATTATAACGGGGCTTTTCATAGCGATTTTCGTTTGGGCACAGCATCGAGAACCGCCAAACGATTGCCCAAGGCGAAAGTCCGTGTAGTGTCAGTCGTAGCCGTAGAAGATGTGAATGCAGTTAAAGCGGACGACTATCGAAAACGCGGCGATTTCATTTTATTCGCTTATCGCCCGGCGAAACCAAAAAGCGAAAATAAATAA